Within Bactrocera oleae isolate idBacOlea1 chromosome 6, idBacOlea1, whole genome shotgun sequence, the genomic segment AAAATCAAAATTACTGATAACTGTATATGTGTATGGTAATTAGTTGAAGGTATTGCAATTTTATTAGGTATTagtatagaaatattaaataaattattgtcgCAAATCGCCAGGCAAGTTGTGTAGAAGTGATCCaagcaaattttaataacaaatatatatatgatgtgTTACTAATTGTTATCGAAATGCACTCTTACCGAAACCAAAATAGTTCATACTTAATAGAACCACTGAATGTCCCTTACTTAATGACAACTTAATTAGTTGTTATTGATCTTAATTAATTAAGAAATCAAAGCTGTGTGTGCATTAacacaaaaacgaaaacaaatacaaatcatTTCGAGGCGAAATATGTGAACTTAGTGCTTTGTAAGCCAGCGAGTCTATCGCTGTTAATGTCATTGTGATGTACTGTACTTATCAGCTTGGAACAATAATTGAAACAAAGAAATCGAACATGGAACACCGTTTATTAGAGATGCTAAATATTTTCAGACgcaaatacatgcatacttaACAATCAAAGATATGAAacgttattatatttaaaaaagtataaaagacaaattttgaaaataaacaaataaaataatcctATTGTTATGACTAAAATCCTCTtagacttaataaataaaatattgagtgatttaaattaacacaaaatttgCGTTTAAATACATATGAAGAACTTAAAGATTGACCTCAGACAATTTGCGGACACAAAACAGCGCAGTAAGTACGACGGAGTGCAAGGCATCAAAGTAATAACGTTGCAACTGATCGCATCGTAATGGTTGGCCGAGCTTTTTCTTCCATCTATGGCCTGCGTTTTGCTGTAGTCCGAGGAGTGGAGAGATACCTAACCCTTTCGAGCAAACGCAAATCGGAAATACTTGTTTTGACCTTAATCGGAACAGATACCGACTTCAGGTCCTAGGCAGGCACTTCCTCTGATGGTGTGATCCAAACCACGGCTTCCATAAATGTCAGTCTTTGCTCTTAACTTACTTTCATTAATAAAGGGTGTGCATCTGTTTCCACTTCACTTGCTTAGTTTCTACAACACGTAATTGTATTTGTCTGACGAAAAAAatgagtttttgaaaatattaagagTTCGAAGAATTTAGTGGCAACGTCCAACGATAtagaaatatttccaaattttaaatttctaattttattttccctTCATCAATCAGCTCAGTTGTCTTGCATTGTTTACgtttaatttacaatttcacGCATtggttttgaaaatgttttgaaaatccaaattttattgtacaaaaattaaaaaaaaaataataaataaaccaaaatgaGTAATTGTGTAATGAATATAAGTGCGGATAAATTAAACAACTTCATCCAACAATCCGCATCAATTGAGGAATCACTAGAACTAGCCAAAAGAGGAACCgaacaaataagaaatgaaattgaattgtTGAAACAGATACAAAAGTTTCATGAGGAATACGACTATCTAACGAATGCGTTGAATGACAAAGCGAGATCAAAATCTGAAATTACCACACTTAAAAGGGAACTCTTCACTTTAGTGCGGAAACGAATACAACTGCTTCGTATTTTCAACAAACATTGCGACGATTTCAAATCGGACATGAAGTTGATGCGCCAATTGCAATCATCAAATGACTTTCAATATGAGGTCGGGGATGGCGGAAGCGAATGTGATGATGCCGATGATATAAACGAGCAGGTCGGTATTCGCAACACAACGGAAAGGGAAACGTGGTGCAGTGAAAATTGGTTTTCTCCACGCTCTTCGTGTACTACTTTTGTTTAGTCGTAATAAGAGAATAATTCCACCACCAATCAATCCGATCTGGAAAAAGGATTTTCATTAAAAGTCTAACCTGgcttttacatttttatcaaatttcgtTCATCGCAATAATTAGATACCCAAAAAGTGCTAAACACGCTTAGCTGAagtgcaaacatacatatgtacatatgtatatgtatatcgtaTATCAAGTGCTTTgaaggtatacatatgtacatatacttctGATTCGTAATAAATCAACATTTAACACTATTTGAAACAAGTATGATATTTGCCGCCCATTAGGGCTCTTGGTTTTGCTAGGCAGTCCAGAGAATCGACAAACGAACGATTGATACAATTTCCAAGTGTGAACGTGAATAAATTTTCCGAGAATGTgtttaaccagagaacgtaaaaaaCGTTCTCTGTTTTAACCagcacaaaaatttaaaagctttgaaCATAGCCAACAAACAATTCCATCATTCAAGGTAAAAATAtagccagagaatgttaatgaatttgTCTGATGCCCCTTTCAGAATGGAGATTTAGCAACATGGCCTATTAGcggcttaaaatattaatttaattgattttgttttatGCACTATGCGTTCTAAATACACACCATATAGTGCTCTTATATGTTTACTCATATccttatttcatagtttttcgatttagcccattttatctaaatacgacgctatgaaaatgcagcccaatcggcaatcgtagtatttcaaaagggCATTAGTCCATTTTTTAATAGCAAAGCATTGCAAAAGGGACGAACGTGACAACATAaccattcaaacaaattttgtcaacttcgCCAGGATACGCAAAATTCGGAGTCAATATATGTGTATGGgagttcgtatgtatgtatgtttgtcggcaaagttgtcatttggtttttttttttaacgttttgtCAGAACTCAATTTTTTGCTCCGCCCCAACTCTCCACGAATTCGCCGTTCTTCCGTGGCGTGCCACCATAGACAGAGGCGTTTCAACGAAGGATTTGCATCATATTATTgagttgcttaatttgtatttagaaatactgatatcttaGGGCTCATTTacgtaatattataatatttgcgtaaatatataaatacacattagTTCATacttaattaaatgtttttaaaataaattcgataaataaaagaatatctgaaataattatgtggtagTGCACTCCCTGAGCCCTCCTTGCCTGCAATcgttcaaccagagaacttagaagtccatttacgttctctggttcaacttgcttctcgcaaaacgCAAATAGTGTAGACAAAAGttattgtttgtgcggggcaagaagaagcaagaaTCAGCGTATGTGTACtcaagaatgtatgtgtgattttcacatttgtataaatacgcatcaataagggaatattcaataaacctaaacatatgaacatattttcctgaaatattttaattatttcagtgagtaaaatatgctatttaagtaactgaattgagatcagctaaaatgtcaaataataaaataaaataaaaataaaaattaagatttatgaTTTACGGGATTCATCGTAAGCGTTTGTATTCGGAatggcttaactccttcacgcttaccaTTTGAGCCACGGCAAAAATGGAATCGTAACCGCTTagccattgttctatttttatcctttgcctattagatattgttcatgcaacgcacaaaaatgtgtttaagacattttccatttattatttattttattgtaaactcTGTGGCTTTAACCAATAATcctcttatataatttaaaggattattttaaatcatgaaaattatgatttttttgtaatatgcaaatgtaaatcagcaagcgcataattcatttaagaacattctttgtgtctatttatagccttttccccgtttcgatcattgcgttgtgtatttcaaaagagtcgaagttgtatttttcgatgttccctcttgtaaAAAGCtcaatttagtattttttaacatttgcgctttctctatttattaacatccTCTGCTCTGGCAACATGCTTTTCTTCGATGTTTTTCTTGCACTCAATTGCGATGTGTTTGTCCTAAAAAGCTACGTGTCCCAAAAAGCTCAATAATTGAGTGAAAATCGGAGCTGATACAAAAACCGAAACTCTCTGGTGCGAAGAATAACAAGCGATGCATCTCAACGAGTACCACGAGCGTAATAATTTACCACAAGCTCGTCTCCTACACGCTTATGGTGTGCGTAGAACCGACTTCGTTGTCGTCCTTATCCTGTCGTAGTCTTTTTTATTAAGCAGTCGACATCGGGCGCAACATCGACaacttttatacaaaataacacGAAAGGTGAAATGAAGAAATCAGTTGAAATCGCGACGTTTCAGCGTACGGATGCGACCATAATTGTGGCGCGTGAACGAAGCGTGCTTATTTCCTACAGATATATATCATAGAATTGCCGATTATAAAATCCACTAGTGCGAAATTTCGCATGATTCGGCTAAGCAGATTGGCGAGTAGTGATCTAAACTAATTGTATGTGAAAGTTGGCGATAACGAAATGATTTTCAGTTTGTGAGTGCGTATTTGGCAATAATTTTCGCAAACATTGGCGGAAACGGAACTGCCTGCCAACCTCAATCCATTGCCGTGGTCCAAGAATTATTACCATTTTGTTAGCTAGTGTCGGTGAAAGCACTCACGTTATAAGCGGGAATTTCCATCTGCCGTTATTGTGTGCGTCGCGTTTCGCTGTCGCTTTCGGTAAATTCACGTTAATGATTCGTGGGTCGGTCGGACGACTGGTCGGTATTTGCATCGGTCAAGCCTTTTAAACGATATATGACTTTCGGTGGCGAAAAGTCCACAATGTTTGTATGGATATGTGTACATTTCATCAGTTACTAGCAAATTCGAGCACAATTATCAAATAGCTGACCAATTGTGCCAACCGCTCACTGAGTATGGATTTCGACCTTGCAGACTCACATTCGTGGCTCATTACTAAGAAGGTATAAAAACAATGATTATGTGTCGATATTCTCGTATGTTTTCACATTTTAAATGTGATTCAGGAACACTGTCGCACCGGGAGGCATCCACCATTAGGATAAATCATCATCAGCTAGAGCGGAACATTGCAATTTAGGCATAaaacatttcattttacaattttgacaAACAATAATGCTAACACCATAATCTTAAAATCAATAGAATTGTGTCGAGTCTAAAAGACCTAAAtatcaaaatgtaaacaagaaatacgtgagcaaaatattatatataatatattattagacATTTTCCTTAGAAACAGCACGTTTTTTAGCTAAACATtcttatataattgaatcattGATGAAGAAATTTAtagtttgaaataataaaaaaaccacTAATTCGCTCCAACAAAACCTTTAAAATAGCAGTACCGTACTTAGAATGTAATTTAAGGCGCTATTGAAGAATACTTAACTATTGCCTATTATTGGATTTCTTTAATCTGACTTATACTTCTCATCCGCACGAACATAGCTGAAACTGAAAATATGCATtgcctaaatttttaatttttcaggaGAGAATGTTTctctaaataatataatatttgtttttgcttctgtAAGTCGgggaataagaaaaattaacatTGGTCTGTATATCGGTGATAATCTTATAGAATTGTTAGACTAACTCGTCGAAAGGTAGGATGCTGTGTTCGTCGCCTGACTCACAGTAGGTACATAAGCGAAAGATCGATCAAAAACTGCGATATATTTTGACTTTGATCAGCCACTAAAGAATTAATGGTGAAATATTTCCGTTATATCTCTACAgtattcttttattattataccatgaacagggtatatatatcaagtttgccacgaagtaagttcttataaggaaccttcgtatttgtgaagggtactatagcttcggtgcaaccgaaattaacgttttttcttgtctttGATTGGAAAAGGTTGTTCGCATCTACAttattatatcaaaatacttgCTGCACTAATGTTTCTTTTGAAAAgaacttgaaaataatttcgacTCCTTGATATTTGCTTAGAATTGCTCATAACTCTGACGGTTTCCGATTTTGTTAGCATCCCGCTgctagaaataaataaagccTGTGAAAAGCGAAAGATACTTGAGTGAAGAGCTAGCCGCCCACTAACCCTTAAAATTAGAAGCAACCGTTGCTAACTGAAACTATAATTACTAGTCGAATCAAAACTCCTGAGGAGTTGAagctattattaaataaaatgggtGGGTTGTCTATGTGCACGCAGTTTTAGTGTGATAACATTAATTTTCGACACAAAGAGCTTCATAAACATTTTATGAATTCGATATCCATTCGGCCTTCCGTGCACCCGCGATCAATAGCACGGCCCATAAGTAATTGCGCGCAGTCCATCAGCCATTAAAAGGGTCACAATTccaaatcaattaatttaacaacaaaGAAACTgtcatgtaaataaataatgacaAGTATGAAAACAAACCGAAATTATAACAATGGAGAGTAAAACGACGACTAAGACATAATAACGGTATGTGCATACAAAAAGTATGATAGCAAAGAAAAAATGAGAAAGCGATTGAGGAAAAGCAtacccaacaacaacaacacattacatacgtaaatatatatatatagagtaaaTTAAGaatgaaatacatatttactagcACACTTgcatagacatacatattttgaatGGTTGTGGGACCCAACCTATCGATTGCTGCAACGCAGTATTGTGTTTCGCCGTGAGTCCTCTTCGACGAAGCAAGCTCAAGGAAGAACCTACGGTTGACTGAGTGACGACTTCTAGGCATTTGAGTGATTGGACGCACCCACCGCATTCACAAACAGCACCTCTCATACGTacaaactatatatgtatatcttttgcTGAATTCCTTGCTGGCGATCTCCACTTGTACAAGTATTATGTAAACATCCGGTTGTAGACGGCCGGCCGGCAGTCGGCCAGTAGTTATCATTGTTGGGTCATCCTGTTGCGCTCCGTTTCATCGCTTTCATTTCCACAAGGCTACGACTCAATGCACTCGGGCcgtttataacaatttttagtTTGAATCGTTTTTATGTTGGCTGTATTGAACTGACAGACACATCAATTAAAAGCAATGTCAATGTACTGCCAACACTGGCAGACGTAAAAAATACCCAGACCCGATTCTGCGCCGCCGTTGCAATCCGGACAATGACATTGGGCTTTTGTAATTCATTGATTGGCAAGCGGCGATATGAGTTCGATTAAAATGAGTTGTTGAAAAGCTTCCATTGGCACacctttttatttgcttgtcaCATTCATTTAACTTTCCTTATTAAAACACTGGCGCTTCGTAAGTTTGCCTATATAAGTGGATTACAATATAGCGGAGCATATGTCTCTAAGGTTAAATACCTTGAGAACTAGCATTTGTATGAATACTTTAGCACACGGagtttttgacaattttaaagAACGTGTTTGATTTCTATTtcactttaataaattttataaaagacgATTGACCTTAgtgtaaacaagtaaggaagtgctaagttcggatgtagccGAACATATTAtgctcttgcaatttgcaagagtCAAAGCCCGGAAATTTCCTTCGAGTGCTGGTAAAACGTTATggtatattaagaaatgttgcgaaagaattaaaagaccaatattcgatgaaatcgcgaataaattacaatcaaatttggtatcttcttgacttatattgaaggccattAACATAGACTTAATTTTATGGCTATATTTGAGTTCGCGTCAgcaaaaattgtattcaaaacaaaattcaaatgagatatacgcATATGATatcaactcaaccgaagaggccaaatttaatatatattgagttgatctAGAAAACGTCGAACAAAGAATCGGAATCCAGAATATTAGGGgaatgaggtttagaccaaagtATAGACAAATTCCGATCTAATTAAACCACACcacgctaaaccacataatttttaagaaaactggcctcattgctgaacaaaatttagcttgaaaacgtcggatcttcttggaacttttcaagagcccatagagcgaagcgatgtctcTGTGAAAAGTCGTACGTCGACGTAAAATACGTCAAGTCTTTCCATATGTCAGTTCGAGTTTCTGCAAACGGCGAACTCTCCACGGTCTTtatgtacactctcagctacggctgAGAGAACGACAGAACG encodes:
- the LOC138857909 gene encoding THO complex protein 7-like, which gives rise to MSNCVMNISADKLNNFIQQSASIEESLELAKRGTEQIRNEIELLKQIQKFHEEYDYLTNALNDKARSKSEITTLKRELFTLVRKRIQLLRIFNKHCDDFKSDMKLMRQLQSSNDFQYEVGDGGSECDDADDINEQVGIRNTTERETWCSENWFSPRSSCTTFV